The following coding sequences lie in one Deltaproteobacteria bacterium genomic window:
- a CDS encoding glycosyltransferase, with translation MSRGRVTVIIPAYNEGENLVDTVGCILENTTYPDFEVVIVDDGSTDSSGDRAAVLFGDKGPVSLVRAEGLGVAGARNHGVNAASGEILLFLDGHCYTPPGWMKALIAPLEDPKTGMVGPSFASLQHGDGTRGLGITWRDSSLEMEWLLETGDLPYPVPLLPGGCQAMRRADFERIGGYDAGMTRWGSEDQEISLRIWLMGYDVLVQPQTVIYHLFRESHPYRVDMKRIIYNRLRMAMVHLSNDRLARVLEHYRDTQGFCEIMIWLLESDTMDRRRYFQERRCRDDDWFCRRFDCRI, from the coding sequence GAGAGTCACCGTCATAATCCCCGCTTATAACGAGGGGGAGAACCTCGTGGACACGGTGGGCTGTATTCTGGAAAACACCACCTACCCCGACTTCGAGGTGGTGATCGTCGATGACGGTTCCACAGACTCGAGCGGAGACCGTGCAGCCGTCCTGTTCGGGGACAAGGGGCCGGTTTCCCTGGTAAGGGCAGAAGGCCTGGGAGTTGCCGGCGCACGCAATCATGGTGTTAATGCCGCCAGCGGAGAGATCCTCCTCTTCCTGGACGGTCACTGCTATACACCTCCAGGCTGGATGAAAGCCCTGATCGCACCCCTTGAGGATCCGAAAACCGGCATGGTAGGGCCCTCCTTTGCGAGCCTCCAACATGGCGACGGCACGCGGGGACTGGGAATCACCTGGCGCGACTCGAGCCTCGAGATGGAGTGGCTCCTCGAGACGGGCGATCTGCCCTACCCCGTTCCTCTCCTGCCAGGAGGCTGCCAGGCCATGAGGCGGGCGGACTTTGAAAGAATCGGGGGCTACGACGCCGGGATGACCCGGTGGGGCAGCGAGGATCAGGAAATCAGCCTCCGGATCTGGCTGATGGGTTATGACGTACTGGTTCAGCCCCAGACCGTCATCTATCATCTGTTTCGGGAGAGCCACCCCTATAGAGTGGATATGAAGAGGATCATTTACAACCGCCTGCGCATGGCCATGGTCCATCTCTCCAACGACAGGCTTGCCAGGGTGCTTGAGCACTACAGGGATACCCAGGGATTCTGCGAGATAATGATCTGGCTCCTGGAAAGCGATACCATGGACCGGCGCAGGTATTTCCAGGAGCGGCGGTGCCGGGACGATGACTGGTTCTGCAGGCGCTTCGACTGCCGGATCTGA
- a CDS encoding peptidoglycan-binding protein, with protein MGRRKTMAFRLNRAHLERLCLINSFPVRDRGMVFFGFRGCLPLDEDDQEFKAEHRVVLAGIDYLHPRCMLGQWLPREGRIALFPGSTVPHLRYVKASKEKDGLGANQMMTGYYKDYRKGIHLNGSPTAHEAFRQTEGHPVRRTADDFDFDNDDRVEFANPYDNIHAGWTMGVNHDSYASAGCQVIVGYPRCESRGNMPDEGPWKRFKANAYGLDQQGFPYLLLNGRDAQKTALGGTRKVPARLRFGSKGDLVSALQEALQEKGYYEGNLDGDFGRRTIRAVLEFQTRAFGPGGDDGIVGPITASALGLGWPKV; from the coding sequence ATGGGAAGGAGAAAAACCATGGCCTTCAGGCTCAACAGGGCCCATCTCGAGCGGCTCTGCCTCATCAACAGCTTTCCGGTTCGTGATCGGGGCATGGTCTTTTTCGGCTTCCGTGGATGCCTGCCCCTGGACGAAGACGACCAGGAGTTCAAGGCCGAGCACAGGGTCGTCCTGGCAGGAATCGACTATCTCCACCCCCGCTGCATGCTCGGACAATGGCTTCCAAGGGAGGGCAGAATCGCCCTTTTCCCGGGCAGCACAGTCCCTCACCTGAGGTACGTAAAAGCCTCAAAGGAGAAAGACGGCCTTGGGGCAAACCAGATGATGACGGGCTACTACAAGGACTACCGGAAAGGTATCCACCTCAACGGTAGCCCCACCGCCCACGAGGCCTTCAGGCAGACAGAAGGGCATCCCGTACGCAGGACCGCCGACGACTTCGACTTTGACAATGACGACCGCGTGGAGTTCGCCAATCCCTATGACAACATCCATGCGGGCTGGACCATGGGAGTGAACCATGACTCATATGCCAGCGCTGGATGCCAGGTGATCGTGGGATATCCCAGGTGCGAAAGCCGGGGGAACATGCCCGACGAGGGCCCCTGGAAACGATTCAAGGCAAACGCCTACGGCCTCGACCAGCAGGGTTTTCCCTATCTCCTCCTCAACGGCCGGGATGCACAAAAGACGGCCCTCGGGGGTACTCGGAAGGTGCCTGCTCGCCTCCGTTTCGGATCGAAGGGCGACCTGGTCTCGGCCTTGCAGGAGGCATTGCAGGAAAAAGGTTACTACGAGGGCAACCTGGATGGTGATTTCGGCAGGAGAACGATCCGCGCCGTGCTGGAATTTCAGACGAGAGCCTTCGGGCCCGGAGGGGACGATGGGATAGTGGGACCCATTACAGCGTCGGCCCTGGGCCTGGGATGGCCGAAGGTGTGA